GTCGGCTAACAAGCCGGCCGGCAACACCGAATAACTTTTCTTTTTCATCCCAACTGTTTTTTTATGCCCTACGACCTGAAGGAAATCGCCGCCATAAGCGGAATGCCGGGTCTTTACCGCTTGGTGCGCCCAACCCGCAACGGCGTTATTGTAGAGTCGCTCGACGAGAAGGCGGCCCGCTCGGTAGCCTCAGCCCGCAACAAGGTTTCGCTCCTGCAGGAGATCTCCATTTATACCCAGGATTACGACCAGACGGTGCCTCTGACGGAAGTATTCGATCGGATTTATCAGCAGCACGGCACTAGCCTGTCTGTCACGAATAAAGCTGATGACCGCGACCTGACGTCCTTTATGGAAAGCATCATTCCAGACTATGATCGTCAGCGAGTGTATATGTCTGACATTAAAAAGCTGGTATCGTGGTATCATGCCGTAAGCAGCCGCCTCGACTACCAAGCGCCGGCCGCAGAGGAAGCTGCCAGCACTGAGGAAGCAGATAAGCCCGCCAAAAAAGCCCCCCAAGCCAAGTCGAAAGAGGCGGATAAGGCTGGCACGCAGCAGGAAACCGCAGCAGCAGATGAGGCGCTGAGCACGGCTGGTATAATCCCCGCCGAAGGCGAATCGGATGAGCCTACAAACCCCGAAGCGGGCGATGAGACCAAAGCAGCTAAGAAGAGCAAGAAGAAAGCTGAGTAAATAGCTTCGACTCTATAAAAAAGCCCCCAGAAATTATTCTGGGGGCTTTTTTATAACCTAGGGATGATTCTATTAACTGACTGCGACATCGGCGGCCGCTTGCTCTTTGGCCAATAGCTCCTCAGCTTTTTCTACTAATTCAGTGGAGCCAATAAATAAAGGGCAGCGCTCGTGCAGATTGCTTGGCTCAATTTCCATCGTCCGTTGGCGGCCATTGCTGGCTTTGCCGCCAGCCTGCTCTACAATGAAAGCCAACGTATTGCACTCATACAGCAGGCGTAATTTGCCTTGGGGGGCTTTTTTGGTTGCTGGATAAATATAGATACCACCTTTGAGCAGGTTGCGATGGAAGTCCGCAACCAAGGACCCGATATAGCGAGCCGAAAAGCTGTTCTCTTTACAGTGAGCGACGAAAGCCGCTACGCCCGGCGAAAACGAGTCAGAGCTACCTTCATTGATCGAGTAGATCGTGCCCGTTTTAGGCGAAATAATATTGGGATGTGAAAGGAAAAACTCACCCAGCGAGGGCTCATACGTAAAGCCATTTACACCATTGCCCGTAGTGTACACGAGCATGGTGCTGGAGCCATAAATAACGTAGCCAGCCGCTACCTGGTGGGTGCCAGGCTGCAGACAATCCTGCTCTGTGCCATCGGTGCCGGTGGGCGATATGCGCCGGTAAATACTGAAAATAGTCCCGATAGAAACGTTTACGTCAATATTGGAAGAGCCATCCAGCGGGTCGATTGCCACGACGTACTTACCCTGGGTGTTGCCCGTTTGGATCATCTCATCGTCTTCTTCCGACACGATGGTGCACACCTCGCCGCCATTGCGCAAGGCCCGGATAAAGCGGATATTAGCAATCACGTCCAGCTTCTGCTGATCTTCGCCCTGCACATTACGGTTGCCATAAGCCCCGGCGATATCAATGAGGCCGGAACGATTGATTTCGCGGTTCACGATTTTGGCCGCTAAAGCAATGTCACGCAGCAGTTGAGAAAGCTCCCCCGTAGCGTAGGGAAAGTCCTCCTGCTTGCGCATAATGAAACGGTCGAGGGTGGCGCCGACCGGAAGAGCGAGTTTATTATGATCCATATGGGTGGGATAGAGAACCGTGGGTCTGGTATGCAAAACTAAGCGATTTGAATTGTTTCCGAAGTGCTGAGTTGCAGCGATTGTACCTTTTCGGGCACAATTCGCAACACTAAAGCCGAGTACGTACTTTTGGCCCATGCAGGAAAAGCATCGTTTGCTGATTTACAAATTTGGCGGCGCATCGGTGCGCGATGCTGAAGCTATTCGCAATTTGGCGCGCATTGTGGGCGCAAATGCCCCCCATACTCAACTACTCATTGTGGTATCGGCGATGGGCAAGACAACCAATGCGCTAGAGGAGATTTTCCATCTGGCGCATTCGGGCCTGGATTACGCCGCTCCGCTCGCTGCATTGCGGGAATACCATCAGAACGTAGCGTTGGAACTGCTGCCGGAAATCGGGGGGCAAATTGGTACTGATGGAGCAGTCGAAACGCAGCTCGGAATGCTGCTAAGTCAGCTCAGCGACCAGCTCACCGTCCTCACTCCCGGCGACTACGACCGACAGTACGACCAGATTGTGAGCTACGGCGAGCTGCTAGCAACCAGCATCGTGGCACAGGCGTTGGGCGCACATTGGCTTGATTGCCGGCCTCTTATTCGCACTGACTATACCTGGCGCGAAGGCCGCCTCGACTGGCCCACCACGGAGTATAATATTCGCGATGAAGTGCCCCGCCTCCTACTGACGGGCCCCGTCGTGACGCAGGGGTTTCTGGGTGGAACGGCTAGTGGTGCCACCACTACGCTTGGTCGCGAAGGCTCTGACTTTACCGCTGCCATTTTTGCGTATTGCCTACACGCAGAGTCAGTTACGATCTGGAAAGACGTGGCCGGCCTGCTCAATGCCGACCCCAAAATATTTGCCGATACGGTGCGCTACCCGGAAATCAGCTACCAAGAGACAATTGAAATGGCGTATTATGGCGCCTCCGTCATTCATCCCAAAACCATTAAGCCACTGGCG
The window above is part of the Hymenobacter radiodurans genome. Proteins encoded here:
- a CDS encoding DUF5606 family protein, translating into MPYDLKEIAAISGMPGLYRLVRPTRNGVIVESLDEKAARSVASARNKVSLLQEISIYTQDYDQTVPLTEVFDRIYQQHGTSLSVTNKADDRDLTSFMESIIPDYDRQRVYMSDIKKLVSWYHAVSSRLDYQAPAAEEAASTEEADKPAKKAPQAKSKEADKAGTQQETAAADEALSTAGIIPAEGESDEPTNPEAGDETKAAKKSKKKAE
- the fbp gene encoding class 1 fructose-bisphosphatase — translated: MDHNKLALPVGATLDRFIMRKQEDFPYATGELSQLLRDIALAAKIVNREINRSGLIDIAGAYGNRNVQGEDQQKLDVIANIRFIRALRNGGEVCTIVSEEDDEMIQTGNTQGKYVVAIDPLDGSSNIDVNVSIGTIFSIYRRISPTGTDGTEQDCLQPGTHQVAAGYVIYGSSTMLVYTTGNGVNGFTYEPSLGEFFLSHPNIISPKTGTIYSINEGSSDSFSPGVAAFVAHCKENSFSARYIGSLVADFHRNLLKGGIYIYPATKKAPQGKLRLLYECNTLAFIVEQAGGKASNGRQRTMEIEPSNLHERCPLFIGSTELVEKAEELLAKEQAAADVAVS
- a CDS encoding aspartate kinase, with the translated sequence MQEKHRLLIYKFGGASVRDAEAIRNLARIVGANAPHTQLLIVVSAMGKTTNALEEIFHLAHSGLDYAAPLAALREYHQNVALELLPEIGGQIGTDGAVETQLGMLLSQLSDQLTVLTPGDYDRQYDQIVSYGELLATSIVAQALGAHWLDCRPLIRTDYTWREGRLDWPTTEYNIRDEVPRLLLTGPVVTQGFLGGTASGATTTLGREGSDFTAAIFAYCLHAESVTIWKDVAGLLNADPKIFADTVRYPEISYQETIEMAYYGASVIHPKTIKPLAVQHIPLYVKSFLDPTAEGTRIGDCRHAALAPAFIRKTNQCLISFESKDLTFISEENLEVIFGALAQVRLKINLMQNSAISFSVCTDFSAYRLEKLLEHLRDQFTIHYNTELELYTIKNYDSASIQRLTNGRELLLEQRTRLTFQFVSRGGLNEFVK